A single region of the Archangium lipolyticum genome encodes:
- a CDS encoding methyl-accepting chemotaxis protein, translating to MTWFYDLKISFKLLLAFLFLSFLNLLLGVFAIVQLSKMNEATDEVTDNWMPSIAYVSDANTDTSDFLIYEQQHVLATDAAQMAQLERDMRRELESVENNFKKYEPFISTEEERRLTTEFRALWKDYLEEHEKILALSRSNQKEEARAFSQGRAQHTYESASDKLEELVDFILKASQKASDDSDATHDLARGWILSAMGGSFLVGLLLSVLLARVISRPLSNALQVADRLSEGDFTVRISSETQDETGRLLTAMQRMVQKLAEVIGEVREGSDALASASAQVSASSQSLAQGTSEQASSVEETTSSLEQMTASITQNRDHSRQMEQMAMQGARDAEESGRAVKETVEAMSSIAQKISIIEEIAYQTNLLALNAAIEAARAGEHGKGFAVVATEVRKLAERSQTAAREISGLASGSVKVATRSGELLTELVPSIRKTADLVQEVVAASGEQSSGVAQMNKAMAHVDQVTQRNASASEELASTAEEMSAQAEALNQLVSFFRVPDGGRTSRPVQRLPVQKAPTAHGLKAVANGLGVVAPAPRVSIPAALPDEDREFKRF from the coding sequence ATGACCTGGTTCTACGACCTGAAGATCTCCTTCAAGCTGCTGCTCGCCTTCCTCTTCTTGAGCTTCCTCAACCTCCTGCTGGGGGTCTTCGCCATCGTCCAGCTGAGCAAGATGAACGAGGCGACGGATGAGGTGACCGACAACTGGATGCCCAGCATCGCCTACGTCTCGGACGCGAACACCGACACCTCCGACTTCCTCATCTACGAGCAGCAGCACGTCCTCGCGACCGATGCCGCCCAGATGGCCCAGTTGGAGCGGGACATGCGGCGGGAGCTGGAATCCGTCGAGAACAACTTCAAGAAGTACGAGCCGTTCATCTCCACCGAGGAGGAGCGGCGCTTGACCACGGAGTTCCGCGCGCTCTGGAAGGACTACCTGGAAGAGCACGAGAAGATCCTCGCGCTGTCGCGCTCCAATCAGAAGGAGGAGGCTCGCGCCTTCAGCCAGGGCCGCGCGCAGCACACCTACGAGTCCGCTTCCGACAAGCTGGAGGAGCTGGTGGACTTCATCCTCAAGGCCTCTCAGAAGGCGTCGGACGATTCGGATGCCACCCATGACCTCGCGCGAGGGTGGATCCTCTCCGCCATGGGGGGCAGCTTCCTCGTCGGCCTGCTGCTCAGCGTCCTCCTCGCCCGGGTCATCTCCCGGCCGCTGAGCAACGCGCTTCAGGTGGCGGACCGCCTCTCCGAGGGGGATTTCACCGTGCGTATCTCCTCGGAGACGCAGGACGAGACGGGGCGGCTGCTGACGGCCATGCAGCGCATGGTGCAGAAGCTCGCCGAGGTCATCGGCGAGGTGCGCGAGGGCTCCGATGCGCTCGCCTCGGCCTCCGCGCAGGTGTCCGCCTCTTCTCAGAGCCTGGCGCAGGGCACCAGCGAGCAGGCCAGTAGCGTGGAGGAGACCACCTCCAGTCTGGAACAGATGACGGCCAGCATCACGCAGAACAGGGATCACAGCCGGCAGATGGAGCAGATGGCCATGCAGGGCGCCCGGGACGCGGAGGAGAGTGGCCGGGCGGTGAAGGAGACGGTGGAGGCCATGAGCTCCATCGCGCAGAAGATCTCCATCATCGAGGAGATCGCCTACCAGACGAACCTGCTGGCGCTCAACGCGGCCATCGAGGCGGCGAGGGCGGGAGAGCACGGCAAGGGCTTCGCGGTGGTGGCCACGGAGGTGCGCAAGCTGGCCGAGCGGAGCCAGACGGCGGCGAGGGAGATTTCGGGGTTGGCCTCGGGCAGCGTGAAGGTGGCGACGCGCTCGGGAGAGCTGCTGACGGAGCTGGTGCCCTCCATCCGCAAGACGGCGGATCTGGTGCAGGAGGTGGTGGCGGCCTCGGGGGAGCAGTCCAGCGGCGTGGCGCAGATGAACAAGGCGATGGCGCACGTGGACCAGGTGACGCAGCGCAACGCGTCGGCCTCGGAGGAGCTGGCGTCCACGGCGGAGGAGATGTCGGCCCAGGCGGAGGCGCTCAACCAGCTCGTGTCCTTCTTCCGCGTGCCCGATGGGGGGCGCACCTCCCGGCCGGTGCAGCGTCTTCCGGTCCAGAAGGCTCCCACCGCGCACGGGCTGAAGGCCGTGGCGAATGGGCTCGGGGTCGTGGCTCCGGCTCCCCGTGTTTCCATTCCCGCCGCGCTCCCGGATGAGGACCGCGAGTTCAAGCGCTTCTAG
- a CDS encoding chemotaxis protein CheW → MSEQTSATSTQYLSFILAGEEYALGILQVKEIIEYDTVTRIPGAPVWVRGVFNLRGSVVPVVDVAVKLGMPPATLTRWSCIVVVEVKLGGERLVLGLLADAIGQVMELAPGEVVPPPAFGAPVHVDYLVGMGRPGGGKKFVLLMDIDKVLSSQEVLVASTLRTQAETPIQKEP, encoded by the coding sequence ATGAGCGAACAGACATCGGCCACCTCCACGCAGTACCTCAGCTTCATCCTCGCCGGAGAGGAGTACGCGCTCGGCATCCTGCAGGTGAAGGAGATCATCGAGTACGACACGGTGACGCGCATCCCTGGAGCCCCGGTCTGGGTGAGGGGCGTGTTCAACCTGAGAGGCAGCGTGGTGCCCGTGGTGGACGTGGCGGTGAAGCTGGGAATGCCACCGGCCACGCTGACGAGGTGGAGCTGCATCGTGGTGGTGGAGGTGAAGCTGGGCGGAGAGCGGCTCGTGCTGGGGCTGCTGGCGGATGCCATCGGGCAGGTCATGGAGCTGGCGCCCGGAGAGGTGGTGCCGCCACCGGCGTTCGGCGCGCCGGTGCACGTGGACTACCTGGTGGGGATGGGGCGGCCCGGCGGGGGGAAGAAGTTCGTGCTGCTGATGGACATCGACAAGGTGCTCAGCAGTCAGGAGGTGCTGGTGGCCAGCACGCTGAGAACCCAGGCGGAGACGCCCATCCAGAAGGAGCCGTGA